caaataatATTGCAAAAAACGGTAGTGACAGAGTCAGTTCCAAAATTCAAAGAAGaagtaaaagaacaaaataatCTATTGTCCGGTATACCATGCTCTCTGTGTTAGTCATTtaattcaaccttcctgaccacttattTATTATATCTCACGGGGAAAGCATCTTTCTGACGAAACTTTTTTAATCGCAAGCTAACAGGTTATTTGTCAGCCTAtaggatttcatccatataatcaaatcaacaacgCCTAATGACAGGAAAAAGACAACTTCTTTCATGGTCAGGGCGCAGTCACAtgggtcgtgcgatcgtcgcacgattttgataccatagaattttcaagcaggcagTGACAGAACTAACCACCCAAATGAATCCACAACAACATTCTTTGTACCAAGACAGATGAATTCTGCAGGATACGTGCAagtttgtcctccaaaatgccctgAATTAGTGCTCGTGCGACGAtcacacgacctatgtgactgtGCCTTTAGTTACCATTCTTCGGATGAAGAGCTAGAGCTGGCTGAACCGGGAAGTAGACCACCGGGAAAGCAGAACGCTAGCCAGAGATTGTTCCTTACCCCTCGTTTTCCCCTGGGCCTGGTTtgaaacatgttagaaacaaagaaatgtatAAATAAAAACGTCTAACGTGTACAATAATTCTACTTTGGTGAGTTTTGAACATGTGCACAAAGCTCTACATTACAACCGCCTCGCAACAAAGCTTCCACAGTTCACTCGGTTTGTCCTTCGTCTCAAACTATGATATTAATGGTATACGTACAGATACGTTTTTTTACAACCTTGCTTAATTATTTACTACTTGAGAGTTCTACATGCTGTATGTTGTTTTGAGTACATGCATCGTGTCTTGGATAGAAGGGAAACATGAAAGTATAACAGTAATACTGTAGATGTTAAACTGTTTATcaacagagatacagacacTTTATTTGTAATATCCAGTTCTTTCGGACCCCTGCAGTGACTAACGGCAcggcacatagggcagcaagtttatCTGTTTTTAACGCAGAAGCGCTAGCAGAGTATATTTTTTACAGGGTTTGTAGTCCTACGACTCTAACGTATGTGAAGCACTTCCTCGAACCCATCTACTTCCAAAAGCCGTGTGCAACCCCAACCGACTTTCCGTACCTAGGATTGAACCTATCTTGGTCTCCGAGTTGCTAACTGGAACCAGACGCTTAATTGTGGGGTTATAATttctaccagttgagctacagggacatccttcTACTTGAAATGATGTTCGTTTATGTAAATCTAACCTTTCCTCAGATGAGCTATATTCCTCAGATGACTCCAGCAGCTTGTCGCAAAACCAATCTTTCATCGCGTCTTTGCTTAGCAGACTCCGTCGAAGTCTTTTCAAACGCCGTAGAGTCTTCGAGTGCTTCTCACGGTTGCGACACTTATCATGCTCTCCATCCAAAGAGGTACCTAGGGACCCAGTTTCTTCCTCCGTTGCTTCTCCACCCGAGGTAGTCTCGGAGGTGTGACCGTCGTCTTCTTCAGTTGACACCATCTCGTCGAACATCTTGTTGAGCATCTCCAGCTCCTTGAAGAAGTTCTCCAGAGCTTCTTCGTCCATGTCTTCAGCATTCGAAGCGCCGGCATCTTTCACTACCTGCCTTCTTTGACCAGAAGCAATCAAGGCAAAGGCCAAGATTACCACTGTAATCAGTTTCAGATCAGACATCTTCCAAGATCTTCCTTGTACCTGGATAAGAAATAAATGTACTTACCAATATATAGATAGGTTTCTTCTTTTTCGTAATTCCAAAGCAGCACAATGTTGAATGTATGTTCTGTCTAGCTTAAAATATCAAGAATGCTTTCTAAACACAGGCTTCTACTACAAGATTTGAGGAAACAAGCTATATgacgactactactactactactactgtcaatCAATCTATAGCGTTACAGACTACGACATTGACTGcataaagaacaacaacaaatttacaacactcctaaatgtacaatacaatatactaTTTAGTCAATCGATAAATTATGGCAATGCGTAGCAGTAACAAAGGAAGCTATGGCCATGTATATGTAGCCTTACCTCAGAGTATCAAAAGACCGGAACGATCCAGTATACCGGCACACAAGGGAATGGTGCGCAACTGTAAGTGCCAACTTAGATAGAAAATTGCTATATGTAATTACCACAGCCCTACCCCTAATGTTGTTTTTTActctggataccagaccccagcccgatctcaaaaatatctatcgtgtagGGGTCTGGCCTTTCTCTCAGTTTGCCCAAATAGTGGGCAAAATCCTAACCAAtcgaacagcagcaggatcagcaggaggcaATTTACACCCCTCCCTGATTGGTTaaaaaacagctgttttttttttaatctacaaGTGTTACAGTGACCACTAAGATATGAAATGTAACTGTAGATAAGACACCACACGTGCTGCTGGGTTAGAGGCTGTTACATAAAGATCCCAGTTAAGCAAATGTAACATGACAATTAAAGGTGCACAGCTTGCAGTTTTTACAAAAGTACTcctgttattttgaaaaataactcAGTACACCCTTGAGCCATATCTATACCGTGACTCGCTACATtaatagcctgctgaccaactgtgttGCGTTGTAGCTGACTACCTTGGGTGTGAGTGGTTAttaatcctaggttctcctacCTCTGATGAAGGGCCTTTTGagaaagtttctacagtcatcaggccatccccccccccacacacacacaaagatgtttttgagatcggggtggggtctggtatccagtctATTGTTGTGTCAGACTACCCTGTATTCAAGCAGTGGTCTGTATGTAAATAGTCTAGCCATTGCAACAACGTTTCATTGACAAGTTCAGTGGTACGTCATCTGTTCAGAAGATATAGTACACAACATCATCGGAACAGATTTCATATGGCACGCTTTATAACTCAATACAGTGCCCAATACACCGAATATGTTTTATACAGCAACGGGATTATAAGAGTTATATTATAACTTTATTCCTGTTTTGACTTTGTAACGTTTTGTTGAATTATGCATAACACGTAGCTAAGTTCAGTATCATTATGGAATGTTCGGCTCAAACTTGACTATGAATACCAATGAACGTTTCTCCTAGTACGTGATTAGAAATAAAGATTCTTCAATACAAATAGAAAAATTCAAGTTACGGTGTACGTGCAAATAATCAAATGGTTTTAAAATTCAACaagagaagccgctagggggcccaaaatctaatcatttccagcttttgtcacacccttccaacacactaagtatgaaacgaatccacccagccgttctcgagttatcttgttgacagacaaacgcagggtaaaatatagcCTCCATGACATGACATGGAGGCAATAAGAGTGCATTCATACAGTTCCAAATTGGTattcatgtatttatttattaagaTTTACAGAATGGTATATTTTTATTACACTTTTCCACCTTGACAatataaaatcatatcaaatgtCATGTTCTCTGTTTTTCTTAATCGTTTTCatcgtttttgttttgtttcttacgTTAGATTTATTTTCATAACATCTATCACTTGACCAGAATATCTAaccttaacatttttttaacataGATGCTATCATAGATCCTGGTATTAATTTGACCATTTTTGGCATTTACAACTTGTAGAGGCCAGAGTCAATGCAACACTTTTCTTTCTAAACAAACGCAAACATTTAGCTCGTTAGCTCGAATTCCGGATAGGATTATATCGATATCTCGTGTGACATTCGAGTATTACCTTTACTTCCCAATGCATAGATATGCACTATAGATATAGATTGACAGCATAATCTAATAAACACTGATAACTTGTACTTTGTTTGGTCTACTAAAAATACATATTAATAGTGTAAAATATATACTCACAACTACGTTGTGGAACGATATCATATATATAGATGAAAACGaatacaaattttatttgtaCGAAACATTTAAAAGTATTAGCACTGCATTCCTACATCATTAGAAACACTATTAGTCTACAAACATGGTCCTATGCGTCAAAATCAAAGAGACTATCATCCACTGTCATTGGCTAGACGGCATTCTTCATGACGTCTGTGGTCACCATCGTCCAATGTCCTCGCTCGAAACGCCAGTGTCCTGGAACATTATGTAAAATGGACCGTTATTGATAAAACAacgttcattttgtacaacgcACGGATACTTGaacgatactgaaaacaatttcATGCCGACAGGTTATTGGTGTCATTCTTGTTAATAGTGAATGAATGCCTttagcagaaaaaaaatgggtcacttgggtaacgttacatctgaaTAAATGCATACGCCCAATACGTATAAATGTTATGGATAACTATagtcagaatgaaaattgaaGCAAAATGGTGTACAAATACAGGCGCATGTATATTTACATTACCATTAAGTGGAACTTAATGATTATGATATTAGTGTGAAAATGCTCTTCTTGGACATTAGAGGTCTAACTGGTAAACAAAATATGACAACTGGTAAAAACGTGACAAAAATGATCACAAACTCATCTTACCTGTTCTACATGGTGACTGCAACGTCAGGGACACAGAAGGTTTGGAACAGTTTGTCCTTCACTCCTCTTTTCCCGTTGGGCCTAGCAGCAAGTTCAGACACAAGAATTCATCAGAGAGCCATACATGATACAAAACTGAAGAAGAACTCTATTGCACTACGATTATACGGTGTATGGCAGCAGCTATTAAATGTAGTAGAGGATAGATGTGTAGAATAAAACCAAAGAGgcacatacaaggaaataaaatctGTCTTACTTTTTGTCGGACAGCTTGTTGCAAAACCAAGACTTCAGCCCTCTGCGCTGGCGCTTGACTCGCTCGAGTGCGATCGGGTCGGACTCGGAGACGACTGCCCCGTCATCTGCAGCCTCTCGCGCCTCTCTGACAGCTTTTTCACCGGCAACTTTGTTTTCCTGGCCTCCAATGATAGCGACCAACACGATCACCAAAAGGACAAGCTTCAAGGCAGACATTTTTGTTGTGGTCTTGAAAAGATAAATGAACACCAAAACATCAGAGAACACATTGTTGAACAAATATGCTAAAACAACAATTCTTTTCACACTTTTTGGTATAAAAGGGCGGTGCATATCTCCATCTCTGTAGCCACACATGCTACTACAATAGAGTGCTGATTTATTGGTAATCGTCAACTACCATAATCATTCCCATAGCATAGAACCTACGTTTAGTTTTATTACGTTTACGTAGCAAGTAGACTGATGCAACGTCTtggaatatacattgtacactatCTCCTTTCGTTTTAACATCTGCATGTCCGGTATTAGATTTTTGTTTCTATGCATCAGCCGGCTGGCGTACAAGTGTGCAATATACACTACTTGCCTTACAGTGCACCCATTGCAATTGCTATAAAAGAAAATTTGATGAGTTTGACAATTTTATAAAGTGCTACGTACttagaagaaaaaacaatgtgtacaattttcaaagtattttgtCTATGGCCGGGTTGGGTTCCCAAACTGGAAAATTtcgaatgcaaggtgaacactttACCTTCTAGGCCACTGACATCGCAACTCTTCTGCtaatatacatggtacaatatCCTTAGTTTCTGTCACCTTATTGCTTTAATGGTTTCGGTGCCAAGATTTTTCTACAACTGCCAGCTGCGGCAATCCAAACAAGGAACATCTACATGTTCATATGGTTTCATACTTTATAAATGTATTATTtgataaatacataaaaaaacagcCCACCTTATCTGATCTCTCCTCAATTTGTTTTCGGTAGACGGAGCACTGCAAGCTGGAAACCCTGAATACTGTTCCTCAGTAAATGTTGTTTATGTATGAGACACAATTGTACGATGCTCAATGAATCATGCACATCCGACCATACCATGGCTTGTTCCGACTATAACgatgcatttacatgtaagtaGCCCATTCTTGATGGGGGCAATCACCGTATAGCTAATTGTGGTGGCCTGCTTTTCAGCCTTGGTAATTGAATATGCATGACgaacaaaatgaccaataaacttgTAGACTATACCTAATGCCAACTCAAAAAAGAGCAAGAAATAGCCATTCTTTCAAGTATGAGAGACAAGCGCagtggccaagtgggtagagtgttcgccttgcatgcCATTTGGTACACccgctttctctgcttagcgcGCGAAAAATATGAGGGAGACTATGAAAGCTagacacacatcactaccagcggaacCCCCCACGCCCGTCTATAGTGGCTTTCACAAACGTAtagcccaagggctacagaaatggagatgggcaccaccccaaAGCATCTGGTACAGATGCGAACGTTTTACTTTAACTGACATTTTTGATGTATCGGAATTATCAACCTAAGACTACGTATTTTCCTAGACCAATAGTAGAATGAAACTCTTTACCAGTAGTGGCATACAATATGAAGCTTCAAACAATGTTTGCAGCTAGATATGTAAAGATTAGGTGTAGCATGTCGCTTAGTTAAGTACACAACCAGATGCTGTGTGAAGACTTTCGAAACTGATTCAAGCCAGCTAAAATATATGTCACAAACTCATCCAGCATGTTTTCTAAAAAGCATATTaacaaattttgttattttAGGCTGGAATGGTTGGAATAGCTACGgaaaaatatatgcaaattaactggaAGTAAGTTATCTGGTGCAGATGATTATAGGGCGTAGTCAACAAGGCGGAAAGTTTGCTTCCGCCGATTAAGTAAATCTGCAtttcaaaacaacaggacaCTGTTCAGtgtacctctctctctcttggcAGGGCGTTGCCACTCTTTTTGAGGTacccctcccttgaactgttccagactcttctgcatcttgcagtctGTGGCCATGCATCTGTCTATACATTtatccatttatccatccatccatccatccatccatccatccatccatccatccatccatccacccatccatccatccatccatccatccatcactccatctatccatccatccatccatccatccatccatccatcactCCATctatccttccatccatccatccatccatccatccatccatccatccatccatccatccatccatccatccatccatccatccatccatccatccatccatccacccatgcATTTAACAATCTATTCATTCATCCTTCCATCTATCAttccatctatctatcaatctcAATCATTGTCACCAAAAAGAGAACTTGACACAAAACGTGGATTTTCATCTGACTTTTATAATGTAAATCACTTCTAACGATGACAAAGTTTACATGCATTACTTTTTAGGTCAAAAACAACTCGACTTCTTCAGGTCTCAGACAACCACCCCGCGACGTTCAGAGAAGCTTGGATCTCTTTGTTGTTTCTCATGCTCCTTCATTGAAGGTTACGTCCCtggaaacaaaagacaaaataataGAAAATGATCAGTAAAATGTTAATCACTGCccttgtcacatgtatgtttgcTATGTCTATTCCAAATACATATCTTCCATGTCCACGTACTTGAAATTAGCCTTCGGATACAAACTCCTGAATAAAGTTTATTTCTTATAGGGCCTTTGACCTTAAAATCGAAtaagcaggaatcaagcagaaccagccggaatgaagtatttgcaaaattcatgccacattcgggtgggaattccaaatggaccttatatccccttcataCGAGAAGTAATGAGCCAAAATGTCTTAAGAATAAAAATTACTTTCTATTCCTaggaattcgtagtgtgtttTAACTGCTTTCCAGATATACTTTTGGTCACATTTTGTCAGGATTCGAAGTGGTTTGCCGTTACGTTATCCATCGAATGAGAAAAGAATGTTTtcaataatgttggaatgccataAAATACAGTCATACTGCAATTATGATTAGTTAAAATACACACATCTACGCCCAGTGCCTCCATCATCTTCTGCATCATCTTCTGTTCAACAAGAGCAGCAGCTTCTTCTTCGGACAAACCTTGGGCCATCGCTTCCGCGAACATCGCCACGACTTCAGATTGATCTACATCCATTGCGTCCATCATCTTCTGTTCAACATCAGCAGCAGCTTCTTCTCCAGACATTCCTTGGGCCATCGCTTCTGCGAACATCATCATGACTTCGGGAGGAGGGGCATCGTTGGAGTCCTCTGGCTCGGACGGTTGTGGTCCGAGCATAGATGGATCTTCTAACATCGCCTCTATCATCTTCTGTTCAGCATAAGCAACAGCTTCCTCTTCAGACATCCCTTGGGCCATCGCCTCCATGACCAATGACATCGCCATGTCTTCGAGATTGTCAGGCGGCGGAAGACCTCCATGCGGTGCGCCTTGTACGGAAATCGTAGCGACCACCAATAGCACTGCTGGAATAAGCTTCAACGACAACATCATGGCTTCTGAACAGAAAGGAGAGTTAATACGTTAGAAGGTACATATCTACCGCACCGAATACTCAAACTAGCTATCAGCGATCGAGGACACATGATTCAAACTGGgagtagcaaaaaagtgtagACTGTAGTAAAACAGTAAGTAAGACAATACAATACGCCCGAGATCTTACCACTCCTTAAAACACGAAGCTGAGCGTTCTGCACTAACCTCGAGCTCCCTGCACGTGTGAGGACAAAACTTATAAACGCTCTCTTTTTATACTAAACCTCGTAGCTACAGGCTTCTCAGAAAGGGCTAAAGATCAATTTCCATTCCAGGACAAATCAAATTACCAGAGCTCTTAgaaattgttattgttattaagTTATTACTCTATATTTGCAACCAGGGTCTGAATTGGGAAAAGCTGGTAATatgcggggctaaatcgcagtTTTCCGGAGCGGCTTCCATTTGGTGTTGACTTAGGTGACCTCAATGCCACCGTTATTGCCTTTGGTCCGACCATAGGACTGTAGGTCTTTCGCCACCAAGAATAACTCTCAATGTCAATGATGCGggccattttgttttaatgGCGACTACTACACACGTAATTCACAATGGGCGATTGGTTTCATCTCAAGCGAGAAATTACACCGGTAATCGTTCCATCGGAAGACCTCAATTATGTAACTGCTGGAAACAACTGTTTACGGTAAGGGTTGACCTACATCATACAGTCCTCCTTTGGAATAGCTCTATATAAAACCTTGCAGTCAATTTTTTGTCTTTGTATAAAGGTTGTTTCAACTTAAGTTTGTACTTGCGTCTTATGTTACCTCATAGATGAACTTATCTGAAATGACTTGCGTTTTTAGATGTAGGGGTTTAAACTTCTAACCGTGGAAAATATTCTTTGAAAACTTTGGCTCTTTATGCCTTCTTCGatcagtaatgaccatggtaaaatcctaattgatatcagccctataGCGTCGGCTATGAATCACATTATATTCGTATAAACTGCCACAACGTCCAGCCAGAAATGCCAGGAAAAAAACCCTTGCACTCTAGCCACTTACACATACGACACCTCTGACATTGGCTGATGATTTTAACACGGACAGGGGACAGTATAATTCCAGACAAACTCTTTAATTCCATAAAACCTTAATACTTATAAAATTGATTGACCAGATGAATAAATATTTGTTGGTATGATATTTCAAAGGAAAATGAATATGTaggcaattagatgtctccatgaAGACATCCAATTCTTTGAGTCAGTATTCTGGATCCCTGAACCAGAATTCTCCGACCCTGAGCCAGAAATGTTCAAACCTCATAATCGTGTAGATATCTAATGTGTGCCTGCCTAAGTGCTTAGGCCGGGGACTGGCCACTTGCTCTTCTCCATCAGTGCCCCaatcacaaagcaatctttaatatatttacctatcttagcagGTAAATATGTTATGAGGGATGTcgcatctaaagatatagtcatatctacttctggtatctagTATTGTAAAATCTGACATAGAATGCGAATAACTTATTGCGTACACTGCGCGAAAACACAGATTTCCGCTTTGCAAACCCGTgtacacatgcaagtaaatTCAGAGTGTCCACGGGTTCCCACGAGTGCCCACTGTGCGAACGTGACGTGCCCCCACATGGGGCACCCGTGCAAATCCGAGTAAACGGACCACTCGCGTGTCCATAACGTGCCCTTCCTGTGGAAATCCGTGGGCACTAGCTGTGCCACCTTAGTAAACTTGTGCGTACGCGTGGAAACTATCGACGTATGCTTTTGTGTGCGAATGACTGGTGCATTACTTAGCggctaattatcacctaattatctccccGGGCCTCCACTGCGCCGTAATTACGCCCTTTGTCATTAAAAGCAGCGTCATTTTTACTGCACCGGGCTTTCCCAGCCCAAAAATTTACCCTCCCAGATTTTCCCTTCCCCTGTATATAGTatgtttgcttttattctttatgAATGGTGAATTATCTTTCGTTGTTTTTCGTTTTATTTTTTGAGAGTCGACCGCTCCTGACGCATTCCTTCATATGTACTTAGTGCTGTCGCCCCTTTAGCTTCCAAAGGTTCGTCGGTCCACCATCCTGTTGTTTTGGGGTTGTTATCCGCAGCcattcaaggacgttataaacgCTGTCCTTGCTCCACTGTGCAGTCACTCCAAGTTTGATGACAGAAAATTCCTGTAGGTCTCTTGAATTCAGCATTCCTGCTCTGTACATTATGATGCCTAACTCTAAGTGTCCTCAGTTAGACAAGCAGTTGCTAGTCATGATCAGGAGCATATGAAATCACATAGTCGCTGCAGAATTCCAAGCGTGGATGTGCAATGTCGTAACAGTGGTATACAATCCATCATAAAGCATGTAGGGCCTCCACGGAACCAAAGGAACTCCAAATCATCCAAGCCGACTGGACAGAAACTTGTGTACCACGTAGAGCTAACAGTCAGGGGCGCGTCTGGCGATCCGAGCGGCGGGGatcaccccaccccacccacaGAGAGCCCGCCCGACTCTCGGTAGACTGGGTAATAGCCAGGAGGACAGTTGTTGCTCTAAAAGTAGAACTTGGTCCCAGTGGAATTCAATTCGATGGTGAGATAATGTCGGGTCTTGACGTAGAATCATTCCCAAGCTCTCAATGAGTTTACCTGCGCTGTTTGTCGTGCGATCAAATACTTAGCTATCGGCCGGTCGGAGCAGCGTGAAAGCACTCTGAATGAGAAGAATTGAAATGACAACCGTCACAGGTTTGAAAATTGGGACACGTGAGTTGATTGGTCCTCATTTCCAAACACCCACCTCATGTGTAAAATACGATTGGCTACTTCGGATGGGTATTTGAATACAGACACAATAGCTCATTGTACATACTAGTTGTGTGTATGTCACAAAGGAGTTTGTACATGATGCCATGCGTTGTACAAGTATTCTTAGTTCACTAAAGGAAGCTTGAGCTTTTCTTGTGTATCCTTTTTTTATGAAATAGACTTTCCCGGCATTAGAAAACCagtcaacattgaaaatcgcgaaccagccaCGCGCGTCGGGATaccatgttttcaaaacaaaacaatgaaatgtgtattGGGGGAGGGGTGCTTGTGGAAGTCCAGTAGTTAACCTTCTTGCTTTTTACTTTGCTTACTTGCCTTTAAGTTTAATGGTCGGTATTGCCCACTTGTAACAGACATTTGCTGAGTTCAGTAGTATTCAACAGGCGGGTCAAACTTCCGCCTCTCAATATTCAACCAAAAACCAAGCCAGGCAGACAATCTCCATAATACCGATATAAACCAAAAATTACACCATGAAAGTGACTTATACAAATATTGAAGTTCTCCACAACCTAATTATCTTTGTAAAAGTTTGAATCGAttttttttcgacaaacaaggaGTCAGTATAATGCAGATCCAACATGGTGTCGGAATGCGGcgttgatatactagtactgtataaACAAAGCCGACAGACAAAGAACAACACTTTCAAGAATCTATGCATTGATAGGCGCCGCACTCCAGGTTAAAGCCTAGATGACAATCAACTCAAGTAATGTtgcatagaaaacaattcatATGATTAGTTACAGAAATCGGGCACACTCCGttgaaattgaatatgttgTTTCAGACTTCAGTAGTGACTTTAATCTTACACGCGATCTGTATATAGAGGTAAAATAGTTTGTTTAGTTTCGTGTATACGGCACGATGTGTTGCAAATCCTATTTTGCGTACTGTTGGCGTCGGTTGCATTTTTTATTTTCCCACAAGTACAAACCGAAATGTGGCGAAGGTCTGAGGTATTTTTACTCGGCAATTCTCATAAATAAATTATCAGACACTTCTCAGCTCTCCATTGTTAACGATAATTCTTCAACACGAGAAGTGTGCAACAGTGGGGCACGTGGACTCTTCGCGTGCCCTATTGTGCGCACAGGTTTTCAAGGTTGGGGCACGCGGGAACAGGCACCCCGTGGAAACCCGTGCCCACGGCGAGGACACGTCAGGTTTCACCATCGTGCACGATGTTGGGAACTCGTGGAAATCTGTCTTTTCGCGCAGTGGTAACATATCATGCATAGGACACTACATGACGAAATGAAATTCACTTTCAATTGGACAAAATaggcagaacctttggtcaggggctacagtGTGATATCTTCTTGTTCAAAGATATTTAAACGCATGCCAATATGTGTAGGCCAAGAACAATTGTACCTGTACTAAACGTTTGCAGTGTATTGGAATATTGTTATACACTGTATGTAAAATTTCTTCATCGAATGTACTAACAGGATGGTTTTGTTGttataatttttatatttcatgcTCATTATCAAGACAAACCAAGAAAACGCaggaggaccacattttgcactaatgATGATAAATTCATTTCCAACGTTTTAACCGTCCACCTTTCTATGAAAATGATATGGTTACAAGTTGCATAATATTGAAGTTATTGTGAATGTCCAAGAAATCGAATCTAGGATAAAAATTTATTTCATGTattaaaactgcacatttttgatGCGCGAATGTGTTCAAACGGGCCCGATTTGGACTCAACCCAGACTTTCCAATATATTGGGGATATACAGACGAATTGAAGCATTAATTTTATAGTGTAGTATGTTCCTGTATATAGTAGAGAAGATTCATCCcccaagctaccgacatcttgcacactgcagttgTCCctcctcagaaagacatctttAGCCGCATATATAGTTTAAGTtgtgaacttttattcagcctttCGACCATTTACGGTGTGCGTTTACTGTATATAGTAGCGTAGATTTATCCCTCATA
The sequence above is drawn from the Branchiostoma floridae strain S238N-H82 chromosome 4, Bfl_VNyyK, whole genome shotgun sequence genome and encodes:
- the LOC118414840 gene encoding uncharacterized protein LOC118414840: MSDLKLITVVILAFALIASGQRRQVVKDAGASNAEDMDEEALENFFKELEMLNKMFDEMVSTEEDDGHTSETTSGGEATEEETGSLGTSLDGEHDKCRNREKHSKTLRRLKRLRRSLLSKDAMKDWFCDKLLESSEEYSSSEERPRGKRGVRNNLWLAFCFPGGLLPGSASSSSSSEEWRPPKHG
- the LOC118414845 gene encoding uncharacterized protein LOC118414845; translated protein: MMLSLKLIPAVLLVVATISVQGAPHGGLPPPDNLEDMAMSLVMEAMAQGMSEEEAVAYAEQKMIEAMLEDPSMLGPQPSEPEDSNDAPPPEVMMMFAEAMAQGMSGEEAAADVEQKMMDAMDVDQSEVVAMFAEAMAQGLSEEEAAALVEQKMMQKMMEALGVDGRNLQ